A DNA window from Mycolicibacter hiberniae contains the following coding sequences:
- the proC gene encoding pyrroline-5-carboxylate reductase produces the protein MARIAIIGGGNMGEAMLAGLLAAGRPVKDLVVAERYGDRARQLAEKYSVLVTSVADAVENAAIVIVAVKPQDVDSVVEEYAKNVTAASGDSAEQVLVTVVAGLTTGYVESKLPAGAAVVRVMPNTPVKVGVGASALARGRFPTNEQVKEVAALFECVGTVAIVPEDQMDAVTAVSGSGPAYFFLMVEALVDAGVAAGLSRQAATDLAVQTMAGSAQMLLEERGADEGQPRTGMDTAPAYLRAMVTSPGGTTAAALRELEAGGLRTAVDRAVQAAKTRSEQLRITSE, from the coding sequence ATGGCCAGAATCGCGATCATCGGTGGCGGAAACATGGGCGAGGCAATGCTTGCGGGTCTGCTGGCCGCCGGACGTCCGGTCAAGGACCTGGTGGTCGCCGAACGGTACGGCGACCGGGCCCGGCAGCTGGCGGAGAAGTACTCGGTGTTGGTGACCTCGGTCGCCGACGCGGTGGAGAACGCCGCCATCGTGATCGTCGCGGTGAAGCCGCAGGACGTCGACTCGGTGGTCGAGGAGTACGCCAAGAACGTCACCGCCGCGTCCGGGGACAGCGCCGAGCAGGTGCTGGTCACCGTTGTGGCCGGTCTCACCACGGGATACGTGGAATCCAAGCTGCCTGCGGGCGCCGCGGTGGTGCGGGTGATGCCCAACACCCCGGTGAAGGTCGGTGTCGGGGCCAGTGCGCTGGCCAGGGGACGGTTCCCCACCAACGAACAAGTCAAAGAGGTGGCCGCCCTGTTCGAGTGCGTGGGGACGGTGGCGATCGTTCCGGAAGATCAGATGGATGCGGTGACCGCGGTGTCGGGTTCGGGGCCGGCCTACTTCTTCTTGATGGTCGAGGCGCTGGTCGACGCCGGAGTCGCGGCCGGGCTGAGCCGGCAGGCGGCCACCGATCTGGCCGTGCAGACGATGGCGGGAAGCGCGCAGATGCTGCTGGAGGAGCGCGGTGCCGACGAGGGGCAACCGAGGACCGGAATGGACACCGCCCCGGCTTACCTGAGAGCGATGGTGACTTCACCGGGCGGGACCACTGCGGCGGCGCTGCGCGAGCTGGAGGCCGGTGGCCTGCGGACCGCGGTCGATAGGGCGGTTCAAGCCGCAAAAACACGCTCTGAGCAGCTAAGAATTACATCAGAGTAA
- a CDS encoding thioesterase family protein produces the protein MTSSTLFTDAMALEPIAGHHGDDVAVFAGALNEHWTIGPKVHGGAMLALCAKAARTAHGGGLQPVAVSASYLWAPDPGPMQLVATIRKRGRRVSLVDVELNQGERTAVRAVITLSEPEHEAPPLLSFNPVVPLMTPEPPPGLQPIGPGHPMEHIVHLAHGCDIRPALTTLGPRSDGGPPVIEMWVRPKGTAPDVLFALLCGDVSAPVTYAVNRTGWAPTVQLTAYLRAVPADGWLRVICSCVQIGQDWFDEDHTVVDCKGRIVVQSRQLAMVPAR, from the coding sequence CGCAGTGTTCGCCGGTGCGCTCAACGAACACTGGACCATCGGCCCCAAGGTGCACGGCGGAGCGATGCTGGCGTTGTGCGCCAAGGCCGCGCGCACCGCGCACGGCGGGGGACTGCAGCCCGTTGCGGTGTCCGCCAGCTATCTGTGGGCCCCCGACCCCGGTCCGATGCAGTTGGTGGCGACGATCCGCAAGCGCGGCCGCCGCGTCAGCCTCGTCGACGTCGAACTCAACCAGGGGGAGCGCACCGCGGTGCGCGCGGTCATCACACTCAGCGAGCCGGAGCACGAGGCGCCGCCGCTGCTGTCGTTCAACCCGGTGGTGCCGCTGATGACACCGGAGCCGCCGCCCGGGCTGCAGCCGATCGGTCCCGGGCACCCGATGGAGCACATCGTGCACCTGGCCCACGGCTGCGACATCCGCCCGGCGCTGACCACGCTCGGCCCACGCTCCGACGGGGGCCCGCCGGTGATCGAGATGTGGGTGCGGCCTAAGGGCACCGCGCCCGATGTGCTGTTCGCACTGCTGTGCGGGGACGTGTCGGCGCCGGTGACCTACGCCGTCAATCGCACCGGCTGGGCGCCCACCGTGCAGCTCACCGCCTACCTGCGGGCGGTCCCGGCCGACGGGTGGCTGCGGGTGATCTGCAGCTGCGTGCAGATCGGTCAGGACTGGTTCGACGAGGACCACACCGTCGTCGACTGCAAGGGCCGAATCGTGGTGCAGTCGCGTCAGCTGGCGATGGTTCCCGCGCGGTAG